AAGGTGAAATTGAACACGCGTATCTGCAAGAGAAGGTGCAACTCGTCCAGAAGGAATTTGCAAGAATTTACTAGCTTGCTTCTCCCAAGCATCTGTGCTCCAAACACACAACTGTAGATGGAAAACACGTGCAGAACCGAGTGAGTAATTCCAACATTGAACACTTGATGATCATACAAGCTACTTTATATGAGCCAATCAGATACACAAGGGGATAAAAGATCGCAGAATTCTATGATATAGAAAGCCTAATAACAGAAGCATTACAAAAggtatatgaaattaaaaaaatccaagaaaaaaagtttccaGATAAAGCTCAAAATCATTGTCCATAAAATGATCTCAAGACCAACTGCCACAAGACAAGCCTTTCCATGTTACTGCCATTTGCTACATCAGTCCTCTAGACTTCTCTGAAATCCATGACCTTAAATAATAGGGCTTAATTGCTTATTCCACGGTAACAGACACACAAGGACTTACATTACCAATAATTCTTACCTGAGAGTCAGCTCCAGAAGACACCAGGACATTTAGAGAGTGAGAGAAGGCAAGGCCTGTAATTCTTTTCTGATGACCTTTTAACTTTGTTTTGACCTGTGAAATGGAATATTTCAAATTGTTTACTCATGCTTTTCtaactccaataaaaaaaaaattgaggtatCAAAGCAAATACCTCATCAACCCTAACGTTATAAATTTGTATAGAAGAGTCCTCCATGCCAATAGCTATGATATTGTTGTCCTGAGGGTGAAATGCTAAAAACGTTGCAGCTGGTGGTGGGGCCATGAATGTAGTCATTGTCTGCAATCAagaaaaatggataaaaaaatataacaaggaCAGAACAGAATGTATAGCAAAACTAGTATTGAATGTGTTGACAACAAGTCTCCACTGAAAAAGCCACCCTTTTCATCTGCAAACTGGTAATTAGCCCTAAATATTTGTTTGTTCCACAATTTAATAAGGAAATATAAATAGCAATAACTTCATCTGGTATATCTTCCAAACACTTTGGTTTTCCAAAAGGAAATGTCAGTTTTAggttgctaaaaaaaataagttaaggGTACAAATTTAACTGCAACAAGCATCATAGACCATTCATTGACAAAGTTCCCTAAATCATGCCATGCTCTTATGGCATCAcacaaaaaattcaatcaagcaCAGAGAATGGAgcttaaattgagaaaatagtAATAGAACATTTACCTTAAATGTCATCATattgaaaagagaaattttCCCTCCTGAAGCAGACATGACATAAGAATCATTCTTTGAAAGTGCAAAGCATGGAACAGCATCTTCAGGGTTTGTGTCGCTAATATCATTAGTCATCAAAATTCCACTGGAAGGCTGCCATAATTGAGGTGGTACACTGGCATTGGCCTAGAACAGGTAATAAGAACTTTGTTAAAGGCAaggtttttaaaatcaacagaACAATATAGACATGCTACTTTCCACCAAGTAAATTTAAGTACCTTCAAAGCACAAACCTTCCaacattattaagaaaaaaaagctgaCACGATAAAAATACCTTCCCAGACGGATTTCGATCATTTCGCTGCCACTTCCAAAGCTTGTGCACTGCATTAGACGCTAATGCCAATATGGCAACTCCTGAATTTGTATAAATTAATCTAGACACCTGAAACAATTGTCACCAAACCCATATAATTACAACTTACAAGTCGTTAGCTTCAAGAATATCACATACAAAGCAATCTCAAATGCATAAAACTTCAGCTGCAGAACAAGTACAAGGAAAAACTACCAAACAAGCTAAGAATTTCAgctgcaaaaaacaaaaattaaacaaagaaagtttaaaaatttgaCCAACAGACAAACCTAAACCATAGCTGCTAGTGTTTGCCACCAAAAAAGCAAGTGCTAACATGTAAGAAAGTGCGCATCCAGCATAATATGATCTAATTATCTCATTGCATTTAATAAAATGTTTCACAATTAGTGATATGAACTTGCATGTCAACTTATTATGGCCCGCCACAGTGCCACAAAATATTCACATACATAGACAGATCAGAAGGGAGGAAAACAACAGTATAGCAGCAAACTACTGTGTTAAGTTTTCAGCAGTATTATTCAGGAGCACAATCATTTTTCTAACATGAACATGACATGAATAAATAGCACattaacatcattttaataaaatttgcaAAAAGTAAACCATACCCTCATGGAAGTCAAGCTATCAGGGAGCCTCAGGGAGCGGCACTGTGATGGTTCATTTATTTCTGTTAATTTCCAGATCCTAGATTTCTCAACTGATTCATCTTGAATTTTAGGCTTCACATCAACTAAACTTCGACTGTCACTATTCTGTAGaaactcaaaacaaaaggaaaacatcAAATCATTGAATGTGTAAATAGATCCTTTTGCATTGAGATGCATACATGGTAATATGATAAATAAGATTATTCTACAAGGACAGGTAACACCTACCATTCCAACCATGGGTGCTGCAAGAGCAGCTTGATCATCGCCACTGGTTCCAACTGGGGCATTGGCAGGAGGAAAATTGCCTATTGGGGGGGGCTGCATACAAATCATGCATTAAGATAGCTGCCATGAGATGCGGCATGTTCAGATATAATTACTTTCTAAATGCATAACTCTAGAGACATAAAAGGTcctaaaaataatttccatGCCTATAAAAGTTTTACCTTCACAACAGAAGCAGAAGCAGCTCTAGAAGCATCAAATGTACGATTCTCCACTGTTCGGAGCAGCCTGATCCCATCTGAATTTGCTAGAATTTTGATGCTATTGTCATTTGTTGAGACAGCCAATAGCGTTCCTTCCTTGTTAAATCTAATACAAGCCGAAGCCTGAAAATTTATGATAACAGAGTTGTTAAATGTGAGTGTACTAGTCAGATTTTAAAACTGCTTATTTCAGGTAGAAAATTCAtaagttatttatgttttattttagttcctTTCTTTCAGTAAAACTATTGTTAAGTTTTCCTGATCCTATTGGCTTTTAGTTTCTCCATCTTATGTTTGCCTATATTGCCACATATATATAGCATCTTAGTTGCTCAGGATAAACACAAATTTCAGAAATGGGTTCTCTAGggcttttaggtttttttttgtttaccacTTGATTGTACATCATAAGGGCTTAATCAAACAGATTTAACAAGAAAGGACCATCAGAACTTTACCAGCAATCCACCCTCTGCATCAATACTTGTTAATAGGTTGACGTTATCCATATCCCAAAACTTGATCATGAACTCATCTATAGCCGCCAAGAATCGATTCTTAGTGGTATCAAACTTCACAGCACCAACAGAACGCTTTGCAAGACCAGTATAGGTACGCTTCACAGCTCCTTCGCTTTCATTCCACTCCACCAAGTGTGATTCTCCTTCTTTGTTGGTCCCACATGAGAATAACCTGCAAGTTGTCCATAAAGATGAAATGAATATCTCAGTCGAAAGAAAACAGAATAAGAAATAGCAATCTCTCATCACTGGCAGAAAACAGAAAAGCAATAAAGAATGTACACAAACCTAGTTCCATCAGCACTGTATGCCATTGTGGTAGACGAATTCCCTGGTGCATCATAGTCAACTCTTGAACCCATGTTATCATACAACCATGCCTTTATCTTTCCATCAGCTGCCGTTGAAAAGATAAACTGGGAGAAGGTaagaaggaaataaaattaaagaagaaaaaggatggATACTTAAAAAATTGAAGAGTAGCGCCTTTCTCCCTCTCTTTAATACTCTTTAGCCTCACTCTActctctcaaaaataattttaccattTCCATGCTTCTACAGTATCCAATTCCCCCCTTTATCTCTCTGATCTCCcctttcagtgtttttttttttttcaaacagttTTGGTGTGGAAAGTTCCCaaaatatttcatcttctctgcCTCTGTTTTTACGCATGTCATTTAAATATGATTTCGAAAACctgtatttaatttaaaatttgactcAGATTTCTAttcataaaattagaatttaaactAGCAATGAATCTCCATTTGCCAACTGCTCACAAACAGATTGCTAATTTTGTTTTAGCATTTATCAATCAGAAATAAGTAAAAACTGGAGGTGGAGAGGGTTCAACTAACATCCTATATATTACCTGAATATTTTCCTTGTGATGTGGGCACACAGAATATACAGGTGCCTCATGACCTAGAAAATTGAACAGTCTAGTCCCCGCAACCGCATCCCAAACCTGCAGATTCACGAACACTTAAAAAACACCATTATGTAGATGCTATAAATAGAGATGTAAGAAACATACCCTGATGGTCCTGTCCTCGCCACAAGTGACGATCGCAAGTTGTTTGTTTGGGTAAGAGAAAGCAAGATCATTGACACTCCCATTATGAGCATCAATCTAAAACACAAGGAAAATTGACAGTAAATTTCAGTATGTATCCACAGGATTACAGCATGATAAATGAATactgctagtttttttttaatccatgtaTTGAAGATAGATGACATTCTCTAGAAATGGAAAGACACTGGACTTCAATGATATCCACTTCAGGCACAAACCTGAAGGTGATTTCGTATGTCATCACCACCATGATAGGAGTATACATGCACAATGTGCTTGGAGTATGCAACAcctagaaaaggaagaaaaaaataacatatctgGCAAGTTTACTGGTTTCCATTCAGGAAAAAGTTGTCTTTTAGGTTGAGCAAGCTAGAAACATAGCATTTTAACATACCAAATAAAGTTCCATCGGGACTCCATGCCACACGGTTAACCGATGCTGTATAATCACTGGACAGAGACGCCTACACGATAATCAGTCAGTTAAACTTAACCTGATATAACAGCTCCAGAAAGTATCATAATTACTTCATATTCCATTAAACTTGTTAAAATGTACCTGCAGAGCCCTTGAGTTATGGTCCCAAACCTTGAACTTCTTCCAACCAATCCTTTCTCTGCTGCCCAACTCCCATACCATGACATCACCCATGCTTGTTCCAACTGAAACAGTGAAGCAACAAATGATACAATCTCCAAAACAACTGGCGAATTTGCAAACAGTATGCACgtgcacgcacgcacgcacaccGGTAAAGATGGGAACAGTTCTATATATTGAGGCTGCTTACCAAGAAGAAGAATTTGTTGGAGTGGATGGAAATCCATACTCTTGACAGCAGAACCTTGAGGTAAAGTCATGACAGGATTCTTGGGCAAGTCATCAGAAGAGTAAGAGCTTTGGCCGTGGTTCTGACTTGTATAAGCAATAGGCAGAATGTTAACTGGAAGATTATTGACCTGATAGAATATCCagtaaagaagaagaattaggATAGTtaacaaattaactttttttattcagCCAAATCTTAGCTCTATCATGAGAAGCTTGATCCCATAATATTTATTGGAATGCACATGCGCACACACCACAGTCCACCTCCAAGCATGAAAATCGAAACAGTTTCAATCTATATCTGCATCCACCTAAATCATCCACCTTGGCATCTCAAAAATCACACTAAGGCGTATTTCCAAATTCATAATAGCAAAGGGCATCAAAGATCATATTAAGGCAAAAACACAGCATAGGAATGTAAAGGACAAGGCCAAGTTTCAGTTGATACCTCATCTGATAATCCAAATGGTCTTGACCTCTTCAACACATGTTCAGAGTCTGCTGTTTGATAGTCAATAGCTGGGTTATTGGTAGGGGGACTCCTAGGACGCTTTAAGAGTGCTACTACAATGAAGATACAAAGAAGTAGAGGCAAATTAGCACACAAGAAACCACGGAAATTAAATGGAAAAGTAGTGTGAAGAAGAGATTGAATCACCAATCAAATTCTCTGCTATGAAATATGAACTTGTGATCATTTAACAAAATATTGTCAATAAAATACTCATACTTCTGTCGAGCCGATAAGATCCTAATAGAATAATGCATATTcagtatatatatttgtttgcaTAAAATGCAAACAATAAGAAGTCTAAACATTCCCCTTTGCTAGGGTTATGGTTGGATGAAGGTAACCATCAAGTAAAGATATGATCTTTGAGCAGTACCAATTACCCCTCAGTAATGCATTTCCTCTTTTAAATAAGAGCACATTTCTACTATCATTATCTATATTATTATAGCTAAGACTTCCTTCTTGAGTTTGTACATGTGTGTTATAATAGATTCCAAGGATGTTTGTCAAAGACTGTAAGAACATTAAAAACTATCTAAAGAAGCTGGTTCAAATGTCTGATGTAGTCTACCTGCATTATTAGGAGCAGCCAAGCCCATGGGCCCAGCAGAAGCAGATGGGTGAGGGACAGTAGATGGATTCGCCATCCATCCTGCAAGAGAAGGTGGAATAGTAGGCGTGGGCTGAAATGGCTGCAAGCATGTATATCCGTAGTcatataagttcataattcaaAACCAGCATAGATAAACAGGGTAACTCCTTTCAGATTTGTCACTTACTCCATGACCAGTTATTGGAGGAAAACCCCCTGCCTTGGGCACAGCATCCATTAAGGAATTAGTGACAGGGGATGGGGCCCGTGCGCCATTTGGTTGTCCACAACTGTGGTCAACAAATAAAGTCTTTATATCAGGATTAGACCTTGGAGTCTTACAAAGCTGATGTTGCCAATTTAAACTGCAATTCAATGGCAAGGAAAGtgagtaacaaaaaaaaaacttcaatacaAAGAGTCAACATACAGAAGCAAGACAAGAAATTCTCAATAACCTTTGATTAATTAAAGTCCGCAATCTAGAATTCTTCAAAGTAGGAAACTGAAGCTTGTCACGGAAAAGAGGGTTAGCCTCTATCAACTTTTTGAGTTCACCAAGCATTATACCCCTAGCAGACTTGGTATCTCCATATTTGGATAGCTGTTCATTATCTCTGCAAATTAAAGTAAACAAACACAGGATATCCAGATATCATCAATAAATTAGGTACAATAGAAcaagactaacaattaaaataaaaattatgtacCTAAAGTTTTCCAGCGTCAATAACTGCgtaatttctttaaaaagctCTTCATTAAACGCTGCAAATACTTTCAAGTCCTTCACTAAAATTTCTACTGCCTTCGCACGATCTCGCCTGCATTTTTTCACCCGTGCAAAAATTATCCAATGCTTCAAAGTAAAATACTGCTACATAGACTACTCCCAGTCTATGTACACCAGACCAATCAAATTAACCGCTACAGTGGCCCCCACTTAGCACAGTGGGCCCATGCAAACAATTAGTTCAGCCTATGTCACGATTACTCGAATCAAAATCATAACCCCCAGaaaggaaatgtattaaaaacaaaatccatattAATCAACTGTATAGAAAAAGCAAGCAAGC
The Populus nigra chromosome 3, ddPopNigr1.1, whole genome shotgun sequence genome window above contains:
- the LOC133689141 gene encoding topless-related protein 4-like isoform X2, with amino-acid sequence MSSLSRELVFLILQFLEEEKFKETVHRLEQESGFYFNMRYFEEMVTNGEWDEVEKYLSGFTKVDDNRYSMKIFFEIRKQKYLEALDKRDRAKAVEILVKDLKVFAAFNEELFKEITQLLTLENFRDNEQLSKYGDTKSARGIMLGELKKLIEANPLFRDKLQFPTLKNSRLRTLINQSLNWQHQLCKTPRSNPDIKTLFVDHSCGQPNGARAPSPVTNSLMDAVPKAGGFPPITGHGPFQPTPTIPPSLAGWMANPSTVPHPSASAGPMGLAAPNNAALLKRPRSPPTNNPAIDYQTADSEHVLKRSRPFGLSDEVNNLPVNILPIAYTSQNHGQSSYSSDDLPKNPVMTLPQGSAVKSMDFHPLQQILLLVGTSMGDVMVWELGSRERIGWKKFKVWDHNSRALQASLSSDYTASVNRVAWSPDGTLFGVAYSKHIVHVYSYHGGDDIRNHLQIDAHNGSVNDLAFSYPNKQLAIVTCGEDRTIRVWDAVAGTRLFNFLGHEAPVYSVCPHHKENIQFIFSTAADGKIKAWLYDNMGSRVDYDAPGNSSTTMAYSADGTRLFSCGTNKEGESHLVEWNESEGAVKRTYTGLAKRSVGAVKFDTTKNRFLAAIDEFMIKFWDMDNVNLLTSIDAEGGLLASACIRFNKEGTLLAVSTNDNSIKILANSDGIRLLRTVENRTFDASRAASASVVKPPPIGNFPPANAPVGTSGDDQAALAAPMVGMNSDSRSLVDVKPKIQDESVEKSRIWKLTEINEPSQCRSLRLPDSLTSMRVSRLIYTNSGVAILALASNAVHKLWKWQRNDRNPSGKANASVPPQLWQPSSGILMTNDISDTNPEDAVPCFALSKNDSYVMSASGGKISLFNMMTFKTMTTFMAPPPAATFLAFHPQDNNIIAIGMEDSSIQIYNVRVDEVKTKLKGHQKRITGLAFSHSLNVLVSSGADSQLCVWSTDAWEKQASKFLQIPSGRVAPSLADTRVQFHLDQIHLLSVHETQIAIFEAPKLECQKQWFRQEASGPITHATYSCDSQSIFVSFEDGSVVVLTASTLRLRCRISSTAYLPPNPSSLRVYPLVIAAHPSEPDQFALGLTDGGVHVLEPLESEGKWGTSPPVENGAGPSATAGAAGSEQAQR
- the LOC133689141 gene encoding topless-related protein 4-like isoform X3 translates to MSSLSRELVFLILQFLEEEKFKETVHRLEQESGFYFNMRYFEEMVTNGEWDEVEKYLSGFTKVDDNRYSMKIFFEIRKQKYLEALDKRDRAKAVEILVKDLKVFAAFNEELFKEITQLLTLENFRDNEQLSKYGDTKSARGIMLGELKKLIEANPLFRDKLQFPTLKNSRLRTLINQSLNWQHQLCKTPRSNPDIKTLFVDHSCGQPNGARAPSPVTNSLMDAVPKAGGFPPITGHGPFQPTPTIPPSLAGWMANPSTVPHPSASAGPMGLAAPNNAVALLKRPRSPPTNNPAIDYQTADSEHVLKRSRPFGLSDEVNNLPVNILPIAYTSQNHGQSSYSSDDLPKNPVMTLPQGSAVKSMDFHPLQQILLLVGTSMGDVMVWELGSRERIGWKKFKVWDHNSRALQASLSSDYTASVNRVAWSPDGTLFGVAYSKHIVHVYSYHGGDDIRNHLQIDAHNGSVNDLAFSYPNKQLAIVTCGEDRTIRVWDAVAGTRLFNFLGHEAPVYSVCPHHKENIQFIFSTAADGKIKAWLYDNMGSRVDYDAPGNSSTTMAYSADGTRLFSCGTNKEGESHLVEWNESEGAVKRTYTGLAKRSVGAVKFDTTKNRFLAAIDEFMIKFWDMDNVNLLTSIDAEGGLLASACIRFNKEGTLLAVSTNDNSIKILANSDGIRLLRTVENRTFDASRAASASVVKPPPIGNFPPANAPVGTSGDDQAALAAPMVGMNSDSRSLVDVKPKIQDESVEKSRIWKLTEINEPSQCRSLRLPDSLTSMRVSRLIYTNSGVAILALASNAVHKLWKWQRNDRNPSGKANASVPPQLWQPSSGILMTNDISDTNPEDAVPCFALSKNDSYVMSASGGKISLFNMMTFKTMTTFMAPPPAATFLAFHPQDNNIIAIGMEDSSIQIYNVRVDEVKTKLKGHQKRITGLAFSHSLNVLVSSGADSQLCVWSTDAWEKQASKFLQIPSGRVAPSLADTRVQFHLDQIHLLSVHETQIAIFEAPKLECQKQWFRQEASGPITHATYSCDSQSIFVSFEDGSVVVLTASTLRLRCRISSTAYLPPNPSLRVYPLVIAAHPSEPDQFALGLTDGGVHVLEPLESEGKWGTSPPVENGAGPSATAGAAGSEQAQR
- the LOC133689141 gene encoding topless-related protein 4-like isoform X1, translated to MSSLSRELVFLILQFLEEEKFKETVHRLEQESGFYFNMRYFEEMVTNGEWDEVEKYLSGFTKVDDNRYSMKIFFEIRKQKYLEALDKRDRAKAVEILVKDLKVFAAFNEELFKEITQLLTLENFRDNEQLSKYGDTKSARGIMLGELKKLIEANPLFRDKLQFPTLKNSRLRTLINQSLNWQHQLCKTPRSNPDIKTLFVDHSCGQPNGARAPSPVTNSLMDAVPKAGGFPPITGHGPFQPTPTIPPSLAGWMANPSTVPHPSASAGPMGLAAPNNAVALLKRPRSPPTNNPAIDYQTADSEHVLKRSRPFGLSDEVNNLPVNILPIAYTSQNHGQSSYSSDDLPKNPVMTLPQGSAVKSMDFHPLQQILLLVGTSMGDVMVWELGSRERIGWKKFKVWDHNSRALQASLSSDYTASVNRVAWSPDGTLFGVAYSKHIVHVYSYHGGDDIRNHLQIDAHNGSVNDLAFSYPNKQLAIVTCGEDRTIRVWDAVAGTRLFNFLGHEAPVYSVCPHHKENIQFIFSTAADGKIKAWLYDNMGSRVDYDAPGNSSTTMAYSADGTRLFSCGTNKEGESHLVEWNESEGAVKRTYTGLAKRSVGAVKFDTTKNRFLAAIDEFMIKFWDMDNVNLLTSIDAEGGLLASACIRFNKEGTLLAVSTNDNSIKILANSDGIRLLRTVENRTFDASRAASASVVKPPPIGNFPPANAPVGTSGDDQAALAAPMVGMNSDSRSLVDVKPKIQDESVEKSRIWKLTEINEPSQCRSLRLPDSLTSMRVSRLIYTNSGVAILALASNAVHKLWKWQRNDRNPSGKANASVPPQLWQPSSGILMTNDISDTNPEDAVPCFALSKNDSYVMSASGGKISLFNMMTFKTMTTFMAPPPAATFLAFHPQDNNIIAIGMEDSSIQIYNVRVDEVKTKLKGHQKRITGLAFSHSLNVLVSSGADSQLCVWSTDAWEKQASKFLQIPSGRVAPSLADTRVQFHLDQIHLLSVHETQIAIFEAPKLECQKQWFRQEASGPITHATYSCDSQSIFVSFEDGSVVVLTASTLRLRCRISSTAYLPPNPSSLRVYPLVIAAHPSEPDQFALGLTDGGVHVLEPLESEGKWGTSPPVENGAGPSATAGAAGSEQAQR